Proteins from a genomic interval of Kitasatospora herbaricolor:
- a CDS encoding NADP-dependent succinic semialdehyde dehydrogenase, whose protein sequence is MPIASVNPATGETLETFEALDDAAIELCLSRAESAFRQYRTTDFEQRAALVHRAADLLEADQEAVARTMTEEMGKPLVAARAEAAKCVKALRWYADQAPALLADELPRQEDVADAGASDAYVRYRPIGAVLAVMPWNFPFWQVIRFAAPALMAGNVCLLKHASNVPRTAVALEDLFRRAGFPEGCFQTLLIGSAAVEGVIRDRRVAAVTLTGSEPAGRAVAATAADEVKKAVLELGGSDPFVVMPSADLAAAVATAVRARVQNNGQSCIAAKRFIVHEEVYEPFLAAFTEAMRALKVGDPMAEDTAVGPLASEQGRTDLEELVEDARAHGARVECGGRRPPGLDPALAAGWFYEPTVLSGITPRMRVHLEETFGPVATVYRVANLDEAVERANDSPFGLSSNVWTTDGAEQQRFVRDIEAGGVFFNGMTASHPALPFGGVKRSGFGRELSGHGIKEFCNITTVWMGPPAS, encoded by the coding sequence ATGCCCATCGCCAGCGTGAACCCCGCGACCGGCGAAACCCTGGAGACCTTCGAAGCCCTGGACGACGCGGCGATCGAGCTGTGCCTGTCCAGGGCCGAGTCGGCCTTCCGGCAGTACCGCACCACGGACTTCGAGCAGCGTGCCGCGCTGGTGCACCGCGCGGCCGACCTGCTGGAGGCCGACCAGGAGGCCGTCGCCCGCACCATGACCGAGGAGATGGGCAAGCCGCTGGTGGCCGCCCGGGCCGAGGCCGCGAAGTGCGTCAAGGCGCTGCGCTGGTACGCCGACCAGGCGCCCGCCCTGCTCGCGGACGAACTCCCGCGCCAGGAGGACGTCGCGGACGCCGGGGCCTCGGACGCCTACGTGCGCTACCGCCCGATCGGCGCGGTGCTCGCGGTGATGCCGTGGAACTTCCCGTTCTGGCAGGTGATCCGCTTCGCCGCGCCGGCCCTGATGGCGGGCAACGTCTGCCTGCTCAAGCACGCCTCCAACGTGCCCCGGACGGCGGTCGCCCTGGAGGACCTGTTCCGGCGGGCCGGGTTCCCCGAGGGCTGCTTCCAGACCCTGCTGATCGGCTCGGCCGCCGTGGAGGGCGTGATCCGGGACCGCCGGGTCGCGGCCGTGACGCTGACCGGCAGCGAGCCGGCCGGGCGCGCCGTCGCCGCGACGGCGGCGGACGAGGTCAAGAAGGCGGTGCTGGAGCTGGGCGGCAGCGACCCCTTCGTGGTGATGCCGAGCGCCGATCTGGCCGCCGCCGTGGCGACGGCGGTGCGGGCACGGGTCCAGAACAACGGGCAGTCGTGCATCGCGGCCAAGCGGTTCATCGTGCACGAGGAGGTGTACGAGCCCTTCCTGGCCGCGTTCACCGAGGCGATGCGGGCGCTGAAGGTCGGCGACCCGATGGCGGAGGACACCGCGGTGGGCCCGCTGGCGAGCGAGCAGGGGCGTACCGACCTGGAGGAGCTGGTCGAGGACGCCCGTGCGCACGGCGCCCGGGTGGAGTGCGGCGGCCGCCGCCCGCCGGGGCTGGACCCGGCGCTGGCAGCCGGCTGGTTCTACGAGCCGACGGTGCTCTCGGGCATCACGCCGCGGATGCGCGTGCACCTGGAGGAGACCTTCGGCCCGGTCGCGACGGTCTACCGGGTGGCGAACCTGGACGAGGCGGTCGAGCGGGCCAACGACTCGCCGTTCGGCCTCAGCTCCAACGTGTGGACCACGGACGGCGCGGAGCAGCAGCGTTTCGTCCGGGACATCGAGGCGGGCGGCGTCTTCTTCAACGGGATGACCGCCTCGCACCCGGCACTGCCGTTCGGCGGGGTCAAGCGCTCCGGCTTCGGGCGGGAGCTGTCCGGCCACGGCATCAAGGAGTTCTGCAACATCACCACGGTCTGGATGGGGCCGCCCGCCTCCTGA
- a CDS encoding DUF6158 family protein: MRHPDGPRSKPEGISPHALDNGVLLHELEQLHRTRHETFLYGSDDALAHHTTRTAQLEAEYLHRFPNRQVTAARTRSGARTREAAARAEATPE; encoded by the coding sequence ATGCGGCACCCGGACGGCCCCCGCAGCAAGCCGGAGGGGATCTCCCCGCACGCCCTGGACAACGGGGTGCTGCTGCACGAGCTGGAGCAGCTCCACCGCACCAGGCACGAGACCTTCCTGTACGGCTCGGACGACGCGCTGGCGCACCACACGACTCGCACCGCCCAACTGGAGGCCGAGTACCTGCACCGGTTCCCGAACCGGCAGGTCACCGCCGCCCGGACCCGCTCCGGGGCCCGTACCCGGGAGGCCGCCGCCCGGGCCGAAGCCACCCCCGAGTGA